One Pseudomonas sp. MH9.2 DNA segment encodes these proteins:
- a CDS encoding FUSC family protein, with protein sequence MSGFFTGVPPARDWFYGVRTFAASMIALYIALIMEMPRPYWAMATVYIVSSPFVGPTSSKALYRALGTFVGAAAAVFFVPLFVQTPFLLAIVIALWTGTLLFLSLHLRTANSYALMLAGYTLPLIAFPVVDNPLTVFDIAVSRTEEIVLGIVCAAVVGGMFWPRRLAPVMLGAADNWFADASAYSELFLARTLAPEDIGRLRTSMVATFNTLELMIGQLPHEGARPQTMRNSKELRGRMIHLLPVVDALNDALLALEKRTPEQAERLAPLLAETCAWLHSTREGAPVEHWQALRDHLERLQPSSTQLDDRHQLLLSNALYRLGEWIDLWQDCRSLQHALRTDDQSSWRAVYRHWRLGRLTPFFDRGLMLYSVFSSVTAIIVASVLWILLGWTDGGSAVILAAVACSFFAAMDDPAPQIYRFFFWTAMSVLFASLYLFLVLPNLHDFPMLVLAFAIPFIVIGTLTVQPRFYLGTLLTIVNTSSFISIQGAYDADFLAFVNTNLAGPVGLLFAFVWTLVVRPFGVELAAKRLTRFSWHDIVTLSQPATLAEHRRMGVQMLDRLMQHLPRLTITAQDTGVALRELQVALNLLDLQAYIHRVHAVPQALLQQVIDEVGVYFQACLNARQRLPAPKGLLMTMDRARRSLTAQWMDDDPTRTHLLHALSGLRLALLPGVEIMATGEAKEQPPYGIDGAPL encoded by the coding sequence TTGAGCGGTTTTTTTACCGGGGTACCGCCGGCACGTGACTGGTTCTATGGCGTGCGTACCTTCGCCGCCTCAATGATCGCGTTGTATATCGCATTGATCATGGAAATGCCTCGGCCTTATTGGGCCATGGCCACGGTCTATATCGTTTCCAGTCCCTTTGTTGGCCCGACCAGTTCCAAGGCGCTCTACAGGGCGCTGGGGACCTTTGTCGGCGCGGCGGCGGCCGTTTTTTTCGTGCCATTGTTCGTGCAGACCCCGTTCTTGCTGGCCATCGTGATCGCTCTCTGGACCGGGACCTTGCTGTTCCTCTCGCTGCACCTGCGCACGGCCAACAGTTACGCGCTGATGCTCGCGGGCTACACCCTGCCGCTGATTGCCTTTCCGGTTGTGGATAACCCGCTGACAGTGTTCGACATTGCGGTGTCACGCACTGAGGAGATTGTCCTCGGGATCGTCTGTGCCGCCGTGGTGGGCGGCATGTTCTGGCCGCGCCGGCTGGCGCCCGTGATGCTGGGGGCGGCTGACAACTGGTTTGCCGACGCCAGCGCTTACAGTGAGCTATTTTTGGCGCGCACCCTGGCCCCGGAAGACATCGGCCGCCTTCGCACCTCGATGGTTGCTACTTTCAATACGCTGGAACTGATGATCGGTCAGTTACCTCACGAAGGTGCGCGCCCTCAGACAATGCGCAACAGTAAAGAATTGCGTGGACGGATGATTCACCTGTTGCCGGTTGTCGATGCATTGAACGACGCCCTTTTGGCACTGGAAAAACGCACACCCGAACAGGCCGAACGCCTCGCGCCGCTGCTGGCAGAGACCTGCGCCTGGTTGCATAGCACCCGTGAGGGCGCGCCGGTCGAACATTGGCAAGCGCTACGCGATCATCTGGAGCGCTTGCAACCCAGCTCGACGCAGCTGGATGATCGGCATCAGTTGCTACTGTCCAACGCCCTCTACCGACTCGGCGAATGGATCGATCTGTGGCAGGACTGTCGCAGCCTGCAACATGCGTTGCGCACTGACGACCAGTCCTCGTGGCGCGCGGTCTATCGGCACTGGCGGCTGGGCCGGCTGACGCCGTTTTTTGATCGCGGCTTGATGCTGTATTCGGTGTTTTCCAGCGTCACCGCAATCATCGTCGCGTCAGTGTTGTGGATTCTGTTGGGCTGGACCGATGGCGGCAGCGCGGTGATTCTGGCTGCGGTGGCGTGCAGCTTCTTCGCCGCCATGGACGACCCCGCACCGCAGATCTATCGCTTCTTTTTCTGGACCGCAATGTCGGTGCTGTTCGCCAGTCTCTATCTGTTCCTGGTGCTGCCCAACCTGCATGACTTCCCGATGCTGGTGCTGGCCTTCGCCATCCCCTTCATCGTCATCGGCACCTTGACCGTGCAGCCCCGCTTCTACTTGGGGACCTTGCTGACCATCGTCAATACGTCCTCATTCATCAGCATTCAGGGCGCCTACGACGCCGACTTCCTGGCCTTCGTCAACACCAACCTGGCGGGGCCAGTGGGGCTGTTATTCGCGTTTGTCTGGACCCTGGTGGTACGCCCCTTCGGCGTTGAATTAGCCGCCAAGCGCCTGACCCGCTTCAGTTGGCACGATATTGTCACCCTGAGCCAGCCGGCGACACTGGCCGAGCATCGGCGCATGGGCGTGCAGATGCTCGACCGCCTGATGCAGCATTTACCGCGCCTGACCATCACCGCTCAGGACACCGGGGTTGCCCTGCGCGAACTGCAGGTCGCCCTCAACTTGCTGGATTTGCAGGCGTATATCCATCGGGTACACGCAGTCCCCCAAGCGCTGCTACAGCAGGTGATCGATGAGGTCGGCGTTTATTTTCAGGCCTGCCTCAACGCCCGCCAACGCTTGCCCGCGCCCAAAGGTCTGTTGATGACCATGGACCGCGCACGGCGCTCATTGACCGCGCAATGGATGGACGACGATCCAACCCGCACTCACCTGCTGCATGCGTTGAGTGGCCTGCGCCTGGCGCTGCTGCCTGGCGTCGAAATAATGGCCACCGGTGAGGCCAAAGAACAACCGCCCTATGGCATCGACGGAGCGCCTTTATGA
- a CDS encoding MarR family winged helix-turn-helix transcriptional regulator, with amino-acid sequence MTLDILQMSISRGIVAASRHWRRICHTTLVDYGISEACAMPLLMILRLGDGVRQVTVAQAAGMESPSLVRLLDQLCAADVVCRTEDPTDRRAKSLSLTENGRALALSIENELIRLRRDVLKNVDVADLEATLRVLKAFEDAGHHSTVWAS; translated from the coding sequence ATGACTCTCGATATTCTCCAAATGAGCATCAGCCGCGGCATCGTGGCAGCGTCCCGTCACTGGCGGCGCATCTGTCACACGACGCTCGTCGACTACGGCATCTCCGAAGCGTGCGCGATGCCTTTGTTGATGATTCTGCGCTTGGGCGACGGCGTGCGCCAAGTGACAGTGGCCCAGGCCGCCGGGATGGAAAGTCCATCGCTAGTGCGTTTGCTTGATCAATTATGTGCAGCTGACGTGGTCTGTCGCACCGAAGATCCCACAGACCGCCGCGCCAAATCCTTGAGCCTGACCGAGAATGGCCGCGCGCTGGCGTTGTCGATTGAAAATGAGTTGATTCGTCTGCGCAGGGACGTGCTCAAAAATGTCGACGTCGCGGATCTCGAAGCCACCCTGCGGGTGCTGAAGGCATTTGAAGATGCCGGCCATCACAGCACGGTATGGGCATCTTGA
- a CDS encoding polysaccharide lyase family 7 protein, translating into MIDLATWNLSVPVGPPAVTIDTPTLVGGYQDGYFRSGDTLFFWVPVTGSRTENAIYPRTELRETKADGSVSNWKFPQADNVLRAALLVSQVPSTGKIVIGQIHCYQSAEPLLKLEYQYKEKLKTGNIVVKFRRAPGVEPEVIIIAEQVPMNQRFTYTIHLTPNGNLTVNAFDHVWTAALDSSWSTRLLYFKAGVYVQDNTGYTTEGGAATFYKLTITHDKKA; encoded by the coding sequence ATGATCGATCTCGCTACCTGGAACCTCTCCGTCCCTGTCGGTCCTCCCGCCGTCACCATTGATACGCCAACACTGGTGGGTGGTTATCAGGATGGTTACTTCCGCTCGGGGGACACCTTGTTCTTTTGGGTGCCGGTAACCGGCTCCAGAACTGAAAATGCGATATATCCCCGCACCGAACTGCGCGAGACCAAGGCCGATGGCAGCGTCAGCAACTGGAAATTTCCCCAGGCAGACAACGTCCTGCGTGCCGCGCTGTTGGTCAGTCAGGTACCCTCGACGGGCAAAATCGTGATTGGTCAGATTCATTGTTACCAAAGCGCGGAGCCGTTGCTCAAGCTCGAATACCAGTACAAGGAAAAGCTCAAGACCGGCAACATCGTTGTCAAGTTTCGACGCGCACCCGGCGTGGAGCCTGAGGTCATCATCATTGCCGAACAGGTGCCGATGAATCAGCGCTTCACCTACACCATTCACCTGACGCCCAACGGCAACCTGACCGTCAACGCATTCGACCATGTCTGGACCGCAGCTCTGGATTCATCCTGGAGCACCCGGCTTTTGTACTTCAAGGCAGGCGTCTACGTTCAGGACAATACGGGCTACACCACTGAAGGCGGGGCGGCGACGTTCTACAAGCTGACAATTACCCATGACAAGAAGGCTTGA
- a CDS encoding heavy metal sensor histidine kinase, whose amino-acid sequence MRSRRPPSLTLRTTLAFALVAMLTVAGAGLYLYVSIGRTVMQRSDHAVLARLDHFRKLLRYDLTLDKLESSPQLFENMLDSEEDIFIIGEPGKPPVISVNPSHAPLPQVPVVGQDQALNDTDLRSGMSLEGVPLRAASVQALSGNTEVHLLAAHVMVKEMAMLASFRQRIYVAMTLAFVIAALLGYLLLRRGLRPLRRMAAHAADITPATLDSHRGSRLDSHDTPVELHQLSDAFNAMLDRLADGYQRLMQFSADLAHEIRTPVGSLMGHCQVALRQTRSVDEYQALLASNLEELERISRLVESILFLARADDAQAVLERQPLNLEDELQRVAGYFEGLAEERQLRIQTSGGGTLNADPILLRRALSNLVANAIRYADADSEILVRVDRRDSEWLIQVENQGPVLAPAALTRLFDRFYRGDASRHQRSDSNGLGLAIVAAIMHLHGGRVTVAQPVAAPIRFTLVFPA is encoded by the coding sequence ATGCGGTCCCGACGCCCGCCATCCCTGACCCTGCGCACCACGCTGGCATTCGCGCTGGTGGCAATGCTCACCGTGGCTGGAGCCGGCCTGTATCTTTACGTATCGATAGGACGGACCGTGATGCAGCGCAGCGACCATGCCGTGCTGGCCCGGCTCGATCATTTTCGCAAACTGCTGCGCTACGACCTGACCCTGGACAAACTTGAGAGCAGTCCGCAACTGTTCGAAAACATGCTCGACAGCGAAGAAGACATTTTCATCATCGGTGAACCGGGCAAGCCCCCGGTGATCTCGGTCAATCCGTCGCACGCGCCGCTGCCACAGGTACCGGTGGTCGGCCAGGATCAAGCCCTCAACGACACCGACCTGCGCAGTGGGATGAGCCTGGAAGGCGTGCCCTTGCGCGCCGCATCCGTGCAGGCGCTGTCGGGCAACACCGAGGTGCACCTGCTGGCCGCGCATGTAATGGTCAAGGAAATGGCCATGCTCGCCAGTTTCAGACAGCGCATCTACGTGGCCATGACCCTGGCTTTCGTCATCGCCGCGCTGCTCGGTTATCTGTTATTGCGCCGTGGTTTACGCCCGTTGCGGCGAATGGCGGCACACGCGGCAGACATCACCCCGGCGACGCTCGACAGCCACAGAGGTAGCCGCCTGGACAGCCACGACACACCCGTGGAGCTGCATCAACTCAGCGACGCTTTCAACGCCATGCTTGATCGCCTGGCCGACGGTTATCAGCGGCTGATGCAGTTTTCCGCAGACCTGGCCCATGAGATTCGCACACCTGTCGGCTCACTGATGGGGCATTGTCAGGTTGCGTTGCGCCAGACCCGCAGCGTGGATGAATACCAAGCGTTGCTGGCCTCGAATCTTGAGGAGTTGGAGCGGATTTCCCGACTGGTCGAGAGCATCCTGTTCCTCGCCCGGGCTGATGACGCACAAGCCGTGCTCGAACGTCAGCCACTGAATCTGGAAGACGAACTGCAGCGCGTCGCCGGTTATTTCGAAGGGTTGGCAGAAGAGCGTCAATTGCGCATCCAGACTTCTGGCGGCGGGACCTTGAACGCCGACCCGATCCTTCTGCGGCGGGCGTTGAGCAATCTGGTGGCCAATGCCATTCGCTACGCCGATGCGGACAGCGAGATTCTGGTGCGCGTCGACAGGCGCGATAGCGAATGGCTGATCCAGGTGGAGAATCAGGGTCCGGTGCTGGCGCCTGCGGCCTTGACCCGGTTGTTCGACCGTTTCTACCGCGGCGACGCTTCACGCCATCAACGCTCCGACTCCAATGGTCTGGGGTTGGCCATTGTCGCCGCGATCATGCATCTGCATGGCGGACGCGTCACCGTCGCGCAACCGGTTGCCGCACCGATTCGGTTTACCCTGGTCTTTCCGGCTTGA
- a CDS encoding heavy metal response regulator transcription factor, whose translation MHILLIEDDTKTGEYLKKGLGESGYKVDWTQHGTDGLHMALEQRYDLIVLDVMLPGIDGWQIIEVLRAKQDVPVLFLTARDQLQDRIRGLELGADDYLVKPFSFTELLLRIRTVLRRGVVREPDHFHIADLELDLLRRRVTRQQQVIVLTNKEFALLHLLLRREGDVLSRAQIASEVWDMNFDSDTNVVDVAIKRLRSKIDLPYPVKLIHTVRGIGYVCEVRPCGPDARHP comes from the coding sequence GTGCACATCCTGCTCATCGAAGACGACACCAAGACCGGCGAGTACCTGAAAAAGGGCCTTGGCGAGTCGGGTTATAAAGTCGACTGGACCCAACACGGCACCGATGGCCTGCACATGGCCCTCGAACAGCGCTATGACTTGATCGTGCTCGATGTGATGCTGCCAGGCATCGATGGCTGGCAGATTATCGAAGTGCTGCGCGCCAAACAGGATGTGCCCGTGCTGTTCCTCACTGCGCGCGATCAATTGCAGGATCGCATTCGTGGCCTGGAGCTGGGCGCCGACGACTATCTGGTAAAACCGTTTTCCTTCACTGAGTTGCTGCTGCGCATCCGCACCGTGCTGCGTCGGGGCGTGGTCCGCGAACCGGATCATTTCCATATCGCCGACTTGGAGCTAGACCTGCTGCGACGCAGGGTGACCCGCCAACAACAGGTGATTGTCCTGACCAACAAGGAATTCGCGCTGTTGCATCTGCTGCTGCGCCGCGAAGGCGATGTGCTGTCCAGGGCACAGATCGCCTCGGAGGTCTGGGACATGAACTTCGACAGCGACACCAATGTGGTCGATGTCGCGATCAAACGTCTGCGCAGCAAGATCGACCTGCCCTACCCGGTAAAACTCATCCATACCGTGCGCGGCATCGGTTACGTCTGCGAGGTGCGACCATGCGGTCCCGACGCCCGCCATCCCTGA
- a CDS encoding cytochrome b/b6 domain-containing protein, translated as MSTRHIHPWPVRLTHWLNALGMVGMFMSGWGIYNASPLFSFRFPREITLGGWLGGSIAWHLAVMWLLVINGLAYVLYGVFSQHFKRDLLPISVDAVRRDLGDALRLRLAHQQGRYNAVQRLSYWLVLALGVLVVLSGLSIWKPVQLQVLCSLLGGYDFARFVHFGAMAGIGAFVVVHLVLVLLVPRTFVPMITGGTRENSND; from the coding sequence ATGAGCACTCGACATATCCATCCCTGGCCAGTGCGGCTTACGCATTGGCTCAACGCGCTGGGCATGGTTGGCATGTTCATGAGCGGCTGGGGCATCTACAACGCTTCACCTTTATTCTCTTTCCGCTTCCCCCGCGAGATAACTCTGGGCGGTTGGCTCGGTGGTTCCATCGCTTGGCATCTGGCAGTGATGTGGCTGCTGGTGATCAACGGCCTGGCATACGTGTTGTACGGCGTGTTCAGTCAGCACTTCAAACGCGATTTGTTACCGATTTCAGTGGACGCGGTGAGGCGTGATCTGGGGGATGCCCTGCGCTTGCGTCTGGCTCACCAACAGGGGCGCTACAACGCCGTGCAACGGTTGTCGTATTGGCTGGTGTTGGCGCTGGGCGTGCTGGTGGTCTTGTCCGGGCTGTCGATCTGGAAGCCGGTCCAGTTGCAGGTGCTGTGTAGCTTGCTGGGCGGGTACGACTTCGCTCGTTTCGTGCATTTTGGCGCCATGGCCGGGATCGGTGCATTCGTCGTCGTCCATTTGGTGTTGGTACTGCTGGTGCCACGTACATTTGTGCCGATGATTACCGGTGGTACTCGGGAGAATTCCAATGACTGA
- a CDS encoding molybdopterin-dependent oxidoreductase gives MTEPKQRPPGLRLEPAQQTQLINIQRRSFLRAGLTIGAMSMLTGCNLESDDAVDKTLWAMSRWNDRVQAWLFSGQRLAPTYDLAKVTSPFPFNAFYPEYNVPEVDLSTYRLAVSGLVRDTQPWTLENLRKLPQRTDITRLICVEGWSAIGQWGGVPLRTFLEHIGADTTAKFVGFKCADKYYSSLDMPTALHPQTLLALDFGQVALPPDYGYPLRVRVPTKLGFKNPKHIVELFVTNEYPGGYWEDQGYNWFSGS, from the coding sequence ATGACTGAACCCAAACAGCGGCCACCTGGTTTGCGCCTGGAACCGGCGCAGCAGACCCAATTGATCAATATTCAACGGCGCTCGTTTCTGCGCGCCGGGCTGACGATCGGTGCAATGTCGATGCTCACGGGCTGCAACCTGGAGAGTGACGATGCTGTGGATAAAACTTTGTGGGCCATGTCGCGCTGGAACGACCGGGTTCAGGCCTGGCTGTTCAGCGGTCAACGTCTGGCGCCGACCTACGATCTGGCAAAGGTCACCAGTCCGTTCCCGTTCAATGCGTTCTACCCTGAATACAATGTGCCCGAGGTCGATCTTTCCACGTACCGTCTGGCGGTGTCCGGGTTGGTGCGTGACACGCAACCCTGGACCCTGGAAAACTTGCGCAAGCTGCCGCAACGCACCGACATCACGCGGCTGATCTGCGTCGAGGGCTGGAGCGCGATTGGCCAATGGGGCGGGGTCCCTTTGCGCACGTTTCTGGAACACATTGGCGCGGACACCACGGCAAAATTCGTCGGGTTCAAATGTGCTGACAAATACTACTCAAGCCTGGACATGCCGACCGCGCTGCATCCACAAACTTTGCTGGCGCTGGATTTCGGCCAAGTAGCACTGCCACCGGATTATGGTTATCCATTGCGTGTGCGGGTGCCGACCAAGTTGGGGTTCAAGAATCCCAAGCACATCGTCGAACTCTTCGTGACCAATGAATACCCGGGCGGGTACTGGGAAGACCAGGGCTATAACTGGTTTAGCGGGAGTTAA
- the efeO gene encoding iron uptake system protein EfeO, whose product MKKSPLVVMLTFGLLQTPLAAFAATAPLDLVGPISDYKIYVTEQLDELGSHTQQFTDAVKKGDLATAKKLYAPTRVYYESVEPIAELFSDLDASIDSRVDDHEKGVTAEDFTGFHRIEYSLFSENSTQGLGELADKLNGDVKDLQTRVAGLTFPPEKVVGGAAVLLEEVAATKISGEEDRYSHTDLYDFQGNIDGAKKIVDLFRPQIEKQDTVFAAKVDKNFATVNKILAKYKTKDGGYETYDKVSANDRKALIGPVNTLAEDLSTLRGKLGLN is encoded by the coding sequence ATGAAAAAGTCGCCTCTCGTTGTGATGCTTACCTTTGGCTTGCTCCAGACTCCCTTGGCCGCCTTCGCCGCGACAGCGCCGCTGGACCTGGTGGGACCGATCTCGGACTACAAAATCTACGTCACCGAACAGCTTGATGAGCTGGGTAGCCACACCCAACAGTTCACCGATGCCGTGAAAAAAGGCGACCTGGCCACCGCCAAAAAACTGTATGCGCCGACTCGCGTTTATTACGAGTCCGTTGAGCCCATCGCCGAGTTGTTCAGCGACCTGGATGCCTCCATCGATTCACGCGTTGATGACCACGAAAAAGGCGTGACCGCTGAAGACTTCACCGGTTTCCACCGCATCGAATACAGCCTGTTCTCCGAGAACAGCACCCAGGGCCTGGGCGAACTGGCCGACAAACTCAACGGCGATGTCAAAGACCTGCAAACACGCGTTGCCGGCCTGACCTTCCCACCTGAAAAAGTGGTTGGCGGTGCGGCAGTGCTGCTCGAAGAAGTCGCTGCCACCAAGATTTCCGGTGAAGAAGACCGTTACAGCCACACTGACCTGTATGACTTCCAGGGCAACATCGACGGCGCCAAAAAAATCGTCGACCTGTTCCGCCCGCAGATCGAAAAGCAGGACACGGTGTTTGCCGCCAAAGTCGACAAGAACTTTGCGACGGTCAACAAGATCCTGGCCAAATACAAAACCAAAGACGGTGGCTACGAGACGTATGACAAAGTCAGTGCAAATGACCGCAAGGCACTGATTGGCCCGGTCAACACCCTGGCTGAAGACCTGTCCACCTTGCGTGGCAAGCTGGGTCTGAACTGA
- the efeB gene encoding iron uptake transporter deferrochelatase/peroxidase subunit, producing the protein MKDSDMSNAPLSAQRRRVLLGLGAAGAALAGSSLSSNVLAASQAQVTEAPHSEKTQDRNLFHGRHQTGIVTPRPAAGMLVSFDVLAADREDLERLFRTLNERIAFLMTGGVVPQVDPKLPTVDSGILGPVVTPDNLTITVSVGESLFDERFGLASVKPTRLIRMIGFPNDALEPDRCHGDLSIQFCSNTPDSNIHALRDIVKNLPDLLLVRWKQEGTVPAQAPVKPGQPAESARNFLGFRDGSANPDSNDQKAMDYLVWVQPRSDEPAWAVSGSYQAVRIIRNFVERWDRTPLQEQQAIFGRVKTTGAPMDGKQETDVPNYAADPHGKQTRLDSHIRMANPRTADTERNRILRRPFNYSNGVSKNGQLDMGLLFICYQSDLEKGFITVQTRLNGEPLEEYLKPIGGGYFFTLPGVVGDQDYLGRSLLAASTPTKTL; encoded by the coding sequence ATGAAAGATTCAGATATGTCCAACGCCCCGCTTTCAGCCCAACGTCGCCGCGTGCTTCTGGGACTCGGCGCGGCGGGTGCAGCATTGGCGGGTAGCAGCCTGAGCAGCAACGTTTTGGCGGCGTCCCAGGCGCAAGTCACCGAAGCGCCGCACAGCGAAAAGACCCAGGACCGTAACCTGTTCCATGGCCGTCACCAGACGGGCATTGTCACGCCTCGCCCGGCTGCGGGCATGCTCGTATCGTTCGACGTACTGGCTGCCGACCGCGAAGATCTGGAGCGTCTGTTCCGCACGCTGAACGAGCGTATTGCGTTCCTGATGACAGGAGGCGTCGTGCCGCAGGTCGATCCGAAATTGCCAACGGTGGATTCGGGCATCCTCGGTCCGGTGGTGACGCCGGACAACCTGACCATCACCGTGTCGGTCGGTGAGTCGCTGTTCGACGAGCGTTTCGGCCTGGCGTCGGTCAAGCCCACGCGCCTGATCCGGATGATTGGCTTCCCTAATGACGCGCTGGAGCCTGACCGCTGCCACGGTGACTTGAGCATTCAGTTCTGCTCCAACACCCCCGACAGCAATATTCACGCCCTGCGTGACATCGTCAAAAATCTGCCCGACTTGTTGTTGGTGCGCTGGAAGCAGGAAGGCACCGTGCCGGCTCAGGCCCCCGTCAAACCCGGGCAGCCCGCAGAGAGTGCACGTAACTTCCTCGGTTTCCGCGACGGTTCAGCCAACCCCGATTCCAACGATCAAAAAGCCATGGACTACCTGGTCTGGGTTCAACCCCGCAGCGATGAGCCCGCATGGGCTGTCAGCGGTAGCTATCAGGCAGTGCGGATCATCCGTAACTTCGTCGAGCGCTGGGACCGGACGCCACTGCAGGAACAGCAAGCGATCTTTGGCCGGGTCAAGACCACCGGCGCGCCGATGGATGGCAAGCAGGAGACCGACGTGCCGAACTACGCTGCCGATCCCCACGGCAAGCAGACTCGCCTGGACTCACATATCAGGATGGCCAACCCACGCACCGCCGACACTGAACGCAACCGGATTTTGCGCCGCCCGTTCAACTACTCCAATGGCGTGAGCAAGAACGGTCAGCTCGACATGGGCCTGTTGTTCATCTGCTACCAGTCCGATCTGGAAAAAGGCTTTATCACCGTGCAAACCCGCCTCAATGGCGAACCTCTGGAGGAGTACCTGAAGCCCATTGGCGGTGGCTACTTCTTCACGTTGCCCGGTGTCGTCGGCGATCAGGATTACCTCGGTCGGTCGCTGCTTGCCGCCTCCACACCGACGAAAACGCTTTGA
- the efeO gene encoding iron uptake system protein EfeO has protein sequence MSNLPSGLPEKARSHNVLRLAVVGSVIIMIAAGGLFYYASRAAMQKRQANNSAETLVSIHAHSCEPNALTVPAGRTAFRIVNRSERAVEWEILDGVLVVEERENIAPGLSQVINANLMPGDYTITCGLLSNPRGTLHVTPTAESDASAKARPSMVAFIGPLSEYRVYLSSQSSALIKAVTALQQAIDVADLDQAQAAYLQARVVYQRIAPAAQRFADLDNAINARADYYEKREQDPGFNGFHRIEYALFDQHKVDGLALTVQRLQTDVTGLKQQLMAQTMAPEQLVGIITHNMRSLAEVRSNGEEERYSRADLSGFAANLEGTRKVIDLLRPLLAKTAGELLQRIDAASTAFGAELDSLKTESGYRPYDQVANGQRQQIADSAKALADALDGIDPALGLKGL, from the coding sequence ATGTCGAATCTTCCCTCTGGGCTTCCTGAAAAAGCCAGGTCTCATAACGTCTTGCGATTGGCCGTAGTCGGCTCCGTGATCATCATGATCGCGGCCGGCGGGCTGTTCTACTATGCCTCCCGCGCTGCGATGCAAAAGCGCCAGGCTAATAACAGTGCCGAGACCCTCGTCAGCATTCATGCCCACAGCTGTGAGCCGAATGCGTTGACGGTACCTGCTGGACGCACCGCCTTTCGTATCGTCAACCGCTCCGAACGTGCCGTTGAGTGGGAAATCCTCGACGGTGTACTGGTGGTCGAGGAGCGCGAAAATATCGCGCCGGGGCTGAGCCAGGTGATCAATGCCAACCTGATGCCGGGCGACTACACCATCACCTGCGGCCTGCTGAGCAACCCACGCGGCACCCTGCATGTGACCCCCACCGCTGAATCCGACGCCAGCGCAAAGGCCCGGCCATCGATGGTCGCGTTTATCGGACCACTGTCCGAATACCGCGTTTATTTGAGCAGCCAGAGTTCAGCGCTGATCAAGGCCGTTACCGCCTTGCAACAGGCCATCGACGTAGCTGACCTGGATCAGGCACAAGCGGCTTACCTGCAGGCCCGAGTCGTCTATCAGCGGATTGCACCTGCCGCACAGCGCTTTGCCGATCTGGATAACGCCATCAACGCTCGTGCTGATTACTACGAAAAACGCGAACAAGACCCGGGCTTCAATGGCTTCCATCGCATTGAGTACGCCTTGTTCGATCAGCACAAAGTCGATGGCCTGGCGCTGACGGTGCAGCGTCTGCAAACCGACGTCACTGGCCTCAAGCAACAATTGATGGCGCAAACCATGGCCCCCGAGCAACTGGTTGGCATCATTACCCACAACATGCGCTCCCTGGCCGAAGTCCGCAGCAACGGCGAAGAAGAGCGCTACAGCCGTGCTGACCTGAGCGGTTTTGCCGCCAATCTGGAAGGTACACGCAAAGTCATCGACCTGTTGCGTCCGCTGCTGGCCAAGACAGCTGGCGAGCTGCTGCAAAGGATCGATGCGGCTTCAACGGCCTTTGGCGCTGAACTCGACAGCTTGAAAACCGAGAGCGGCTACCGCCCCTACGATCAAGTCGCGAATGGGCAGCGCCAACAGATAGCAGACAGCGCCAAAGCATTGGCCGACGCACTCGATGGAATCGATCCAGCCTTAGGCCTCAAGGGCCTCTAA